ATGCGAACAACGTCCAGGTGAAATAAGAAGTCAattataaaagtagtagtagtagaaatgctaaagattataataatgatgataataatgataatgtacttGATGATATTTGATggtgaggaagagaataaaagaaagaaaccctCGTTGATAAGATGATACAAAATAGCAATGTTATTGCACTATTTTGCAACtgcatgataatgatagataaattatTATGTTGACAATGAAAGTGAAAATTAGATAACAATTGTAGCGATGGACTTggttatactgataatgacaattgtgatGCTATATAAAGaacgtaatggtaatggtggtgataatcacGATGGCTTGATAATAATTAatcggtaacaatgataatgacagcaatcacCTATATTGAAAATGTAGATGATATTAGCCTCAGTTGTGTAGTGTCATGTAGTTATTATGTAAAATGATAAGGAAATTCATAAAGAATGTGATATAGTTAAGTCTAAGGTGAattaaccgttttctttggtcacgttgaatacgttttcgttcttttgcattcataaatgcttatatagtcTATTGGAACTTACTTGTGTAAATGTGAATGGTTTCATAATTATTTGGGATAAAGTAAAATTACTTAATTTGAAAGGTATTAGTAATTACCACATTGGCGTAAACAAAGTGTAGTTCGTTTTGATTTGAATGTTTGCAGGTTGTCAGTGGATCATGGCGGCCTGGGTTTGACGTAAGATTTGTATCTTATTTTGTATTGCGTGAATTTACCCTAGTTTCATTTGTCAAGCATAACCAGGACTCCAGCAGAATAGTTGAAAGTCTCagtgatattttcataatacatgtgtggatattgttttgacatttattcAATGAAATGTGATTTAAACATGATCACGTGTCCTGTCAAAGACTAACAACATTGTCGTGATATTCATTActgctttattaattttatttatacttttgtttcataTCATTATATAAGCAGGATTTGTGTAAGGAGTTCTACGTTATATTTAAGGGTATAACATTAAATctataattgttaacattttcCTTGTGTTTAATTATCTTTGCTGAAATAAGAGTCATTTCTTAAAAATGATGTAAGATAAGTTAATTAACCTTGGAAATGCCAGTGATGCTTTAGTTCATACTCCTCTGGATATCCCTAGACTGAGTAAAACCAGAGGAAAGTTGTATGACATGGGGGCCTGACCTGACCAATTTGAGATGATTTCATTTAGCTACAAGTGTATTATATGCTAATTTGCATGTGATTACtgattattatttcatatgtTCTTTGAAACTTTGAAACATATTTTGTTGAGTTTGTAGTGACCAGTGACTCATGATGGCTAAGTTTAATTTAGCAGACTTTGTCAGTAATCCATCTTTGTCAAGTTTagttaaaataagaaaagatgacTGGAAAGCAATTGCTGAGTATTACCAGATTTCAATTAAATCATCTTGGCCAAAGTCAGAGATTAAGCAAACTGTTGTCAAGGTAATAATCGAGAAAGAAATTCTTGATGATGATGCATTAACTTTGCTGGGCACAGACACAAAAGAGTCTGAAAGTGGTATTACAGCCATAgcattaagaaaaaaggaaattgagtTTGAGAAATATAAACTAGAAAAGGAATTAAAGTTAGCTCAGATACAAACTTCAGCTAATAAACAACATGCTATAGACACCAATTATTTTTCTGTTGTTAAAGTAACCAAGTTTGTTCCCCCATTCAATGAGGACGATCCTCAAGAATTTTTTTTGCAATTTGAACATGTGGCTAATACACTGAATTGGCCTCGAGAGTTTTGGACTCTTTTGATTCAGTCTGTCCTGAAAGGGAAAGGACgttctagttatttttctctctcagcaGCTCAACAGTTAAATTTTGATATGGTGAAGTCCACAGTTTTAAAGTCATATCAACTGACTGCAGAATTTTATAGACAAAAATTTAGAAACAATAAGAAAGATGTAAACCAAGCTTATCTAGAATATTCACATTTCTCAAAGAAGTTATTTGAGAGATGGTTAACTGCAAGTAGTGTAACAGATTATGAACAGTTGAGTGAAACTATTTTGCTGGAGCAGTTCTTTAGAGGTATTCCTCAAGAAGTAAAGCGTTACCTTTTAGAGTGAGAGGTAAATTCAGTTGATAAAGCAGCACAACTAGCTGAAAATTTTAGTCTTGTGAATAAAAAGTTTCAAAGTTATAGAAGTttagaaatgaaagtaaaactgTGCAAAAGAATTATGATATGAAAGATTTTAAATTTATGGTAATAATACAGTTAGATTTAAAGGTTGCTACTATTGTAAAGAGGCTGGTCACATTGTTGCTAATTGTCATAAACTTAagttgaaaaaagaaagggaaaaatctgTTGCTAATGTATGTTCTGTTCCAGAGAATTTACAGAATATTAGTAAGGTAGATTCTGATGTCATAGTTGATAAGAGTTTTGATCCTTATAAGTTTACAGGGTTGATATCTGCTGTGGAGGGTGGTGAACCAGTTCCAGTTACTATCCTGCGGGATACAGCTTCTTCACAAAGTATTGTGTTGAAGTGTGCTTTACCGTTTTTAGAGAATGTTTTGACGGATAAGCATGTTTTGATGAGAGGAGTTGGTGGTATAGTTAGTCCCCCTTTGCAAGCTGTTTTTGCAGTCAGAATGTTTGACGTGCCCTGTTGAAGTAGCTGTGGCAGATACTCTACCAGTTCCAGGCATACATTTACCTTTGGGTAATGATATTGCAGGTAGAATTGTGGTACCAAATGTCATTGTTTCAGATAAACCCTTGAGTTTTGATCCTGTacaggaggagatgatggagaatCCAGGTTTATTCCCATCATGTGCTGTGACCAGGAGTAAGACTAATGTGATGATTCATCCACAGACTTTAAATGAAAACTTGGAGAGTGAGGGAAGTATGAATATTAGTTGTCTTTTTGATGAGTCAATGTCTCCAAGTGAATTACGTGACTTTAAGTTAGCGGAGACGAGTGagcataattgtgataatttaaaAGGTAAGAGTGATGTTTTGAATTTTAACCACTGTACCCATAACACGAGAAAGACTAGTAGAAGCACAAAAGTCTGACCCATCTTTGAGAACATTATTTAATAAAGCAGGGAGTACACAAGacctagaaaaagaaaggaaaatgtattATGTAAAGAATGGGATGGTAATGCGTAAATTTCGTAATGCAGATGATCCTTGTTGCGAGTGGTTTGATTTGCACCAGATTGTAATACCAAGTTGTTTTAGGTACAAAGTAATGAGCTTGGCCCATGATTTTATTGGAGGTCATTTAGGAGTAAAGAAAACTTAGGAGAAGATTTTGAAATGCTTTTTCTGGCCTAGTATTAACAAAGATGTTAAGGAATTTTGTGGCTCATGTAAACTGTGTCAGCTTGTTGGTAAACCAAATCGGAAAATTCCATCAGCCCCATTGAATCCCATTCCTATAACTAATGATCCATTTTCTAAAGTAATAATTGATTGTGTGGGACCCCTACCTAAAACCAAAAAAGGGAACAAgttcttattgacaataatgtgcTCAAGTACAAGGTATCCTGAAGCTGTAGCTTTACACAACATAACCACCAAAACTATTATGCCTGCATTGATTATGTTTTTCACAACTTTTGGTATTCCTAAGATCATACAGGGTGACAGAGGTTCTAATTTCACCAGTAAAATGTTTAAGGAtgttatgaaaatattaaatgtTACACAATGTAACTCTACTGCTTACCACCCAGAGAGTCAAGGAGCATTAGAGAGGTTACATCAAACCCTTAAATGCACTTTGACAAAATTTTGTAATGAGGTTGACAAAGAGTGGGATGAAAGTGTCCCGTTTATGTTATACGCAGTCCGAACTGCTAAAAATGAAAGTTTAGGTTATTCCCCAAGTGAGCTTTTATTTGGCTATCAGATTAGAGGACCTTTAGAGATTCTTTTTGAAAGTTTGGTAAATGAATACGAGACGGACAATTTAAGTTTATATGTGGAAAATATGATTGAAAGAATTTATAAAGTGAGAGAATTTGCAATTTCAAATATGGAAAAGGCACAAAGTAAGatgaaagataattttgataaaagggCGATAAATAGAAAATTCAGTGCTGGTGATGAAGTATTGCTGTTTAACCCTACCAGGAAATACCCATTAAGTGCTAAGTTTGAAGGTCCTTACAAGATCATAGACAGGATAAGTGATGTTAATTATGTCATTGCAAAAACaggggaaaaaggagataaaaaggtaGTACATATTAACAGACTGAAGGAGTATATTGATAGAACTGAGAAAATGAAAACTGTCATGAGTACTTGTAAAAAGGCTAAATCAAGTAGTAATCATGATTGTAAACAGTATGATTCTGACTTTGAACATAAAACGGTGGAGGTGAAACTCAGGAACAGTGATGTAAGAAATAATATTTGTGCAAAGCTAACCCATTTATCCTCAGATCAAGCTCAGGATGTAATATCACTTTTAGAAGCATTCCCGACATTGTTCAGTGATGTTCCTAGCTACACGTCATTAGTGGAGCATGATGTAAAGCTGCTGCCCGGAGCTACTCCAGTGAAACAACCACCTTATAGGATGTCTCCAGTTAAGTTTGAGATTTTGAGTAAAGAAATTAAATTTTTGTTGGACAATGATATAATTGAACCAGGTACTAGTGAATGGGCATCTCCTTGCCTTTTAGTGCCTAAATCAGATGGTAGTTGGAGATTGTGTACTGATTATAGAAAAGTTAATACCCTTACAGTTTCAGATTGTTTCCCACTTCCTAGAATCGATGACATAATTGATAAAGTTGGCTCTTCAAAATTTATTTCACGTATTGATCTTTTAATAGGTTATCAGGTTCCACTTACTGATAATGCAAAGAGAATCTCAGCTTTGATAACTCCTACAGGTTTATATCAGTATAAAACTATGCCCTTTGGTATGAAAGGAACACCTGCTACTTTTCAGAGATTAATCACCAACATTTTATCAGGGTTGGAGAGAGTTGTTGCATACCTGGACGACCTGATCATATTTACGGACTCCTGGAGAGATCATATTGGAGTGCTGAACCAAGTGTTCCAACGTTTAAGACAAGCTAAGTTGACTGTGAACTTGTTGAAATCAGAATTTGGTCATGCTAAACTAAAAGTACTCGGCCATGAAGTTGGTAGTGGTTGTGTGTTTCCAGTTAGTGCA
This portion of the Penaeus vannamei isolate JL-2024 chromosome 11, ASM4276789v1, whole genome shotgun sequence genome encodes:
- the LOC138863230 gene encoding uncharacterized protein; this translates as MAKFNLADFVSNPSLSSLVKIRKDDWKAIAEYYQISIKSSWPKSEIKQTVVKVIIEKEILDDDALTLLGTDTKESESGITAIALRKKEIEFEKYKLEKELKLAQIQTSANKQHAIDTNYFSVVKVTKFVPPFNEDDPQEFFLQFEHVANTLNWPREFWTLLIQSVLKGKGRSSYFSLSAAQQLNFDMVKSTVLKSYQLTAEFYRQKFRNNKKDVNQAYLEYSHFSKKLFERWLTASSVTDYEQLSETILLEQFFRVRFKGCYYCKEAGHIVANCHKLKLKKEREKSVANVCSVPENLQNISKVDSDVIVDKSFDPYKFTGLISAVEGGEPVPVTILRDTASSQSIVLKCALPFLENVLTDKHVLMRGVGGIEEMMENPGLFPSCAVTRSKTNVMIHPQTLNENLESEGSMNISCLFDESMSPSELRDFKLAETSEHNCDNLKDDPCCEWFDLHQIVIPSCFSINKDVKEFCGSCKLCQLVGKPNRKIPSAPLNPIPITNDPFSKVIIDCVGPLPKTKKGNKFLLTIMCSSTRYPEAVALHNITTKTIMPALIMFFTTFGIPKIIQGDRGSNFTSKMFKDVMKILNVTQCNSTAYHPESQGALERLHQTLKCTLTKFCNEVDKEWDESVPFMLYAVRTAKNESLGYSPSELLFGYQIRGPLEILFESLVNEYETDNLSLYVENMIERIYKVREFAISNMEKAQSKMKDNFDKRAINRKFSAGDEVLLFNPTRKYPLSAKFEGPYKIIDRISDVNYVIAKTGEKGDKKVVHINRLKEYIDRTEKMKTVMSTCKKAKSSSNHDCKQYDSDFEHKTVEVKLRNSDVRNNICAKLTHLSSDQAQDVISLLEAFPTLFSDVPSYTSLVEHDVKLLPGATPVKQPPYRMSPVKFEILSKEIKFLLDNDIIEPGTSEWASPCLLVPKSDGSWRLCTDYRKVNTLTVSDCFPLPRIDDIIDKVGSSKFISRIDLLIGYQVPLTDNAKRISALITPTGLYQYKTMPFGMKGTPATFQRLITNILSGLERVVAYLDDLIIFTDSWRDHIGVLNQVFQRLRQAKLTVNLLKSEFGHAKLKVLGHEVGSGCVFPVSAKIDAIQCLPIPKNRKAVQTFLGMTGYYRQYCPNYADVAKPLTDLISPKKKIVDASDIAVGAVLLQEDGDGVLHPICYSSTKFKPHQKSYATIEKEALSLIIALEKFSVYVDNGRKLTVFTDHNPLKFVVSGFDVRFVSYFVLREFTLVSFDKHNQDSSRIVESLNKLINLGNASDALVHTPLDIPRLSKTRGKLYDSSYEDNDNDN